The Taeniopygia guttata chromosome 19, bTaeGut7.mat, whole genome shotgun sequence genome window below encodes:
- the PIGW gene encoding phosphatidylinositol-glycan biosynthesis class W protein codes for MSQKELKEAFISNLNGTSLLEISAGLSLPPLCLLCRGLLLILYYLHHGKPVSSRKYSLLLDFLVLVSPLLFSCTVLSPVIFFIPVILTAFCAGVFSKIYSQSKREARVPFGQIVKEFQKTCLDPECIPAITVFRVYVNVLTSISILAVDFPQYPRRYAKAETYGTGAMDLGVGAFIFGNALVCPEVRQKPHTTQPRFSGLARQVFSVWPLISLGVGRLLSVKSIEYHEHTSEYGVHWNFFFTLALVRLAASLLLAIFPKHKAWLVALAVAVLYQLLLSATSLKMFILHGSDGRGSRLGFLDANREGLLSLFGYLAIYLASVQVGLWLLRRRSAVRGWLEALGGLALAVLLLSVLLQLCQACTEPVSRRLANLPFCTWVLAHCLLLLGFFVLTDLALVFAKLLVKGSSVPCCWEVVQPPESGKKRGMEAGRVGRQDKLSQLCLISAINKNQLLFFLLANVLTGAVNILIDTIHSKAALTLCILHLYMFFNCLIMYVLHARNIVLKFW; via the coding sequence atgtCCCAGAAAGAGCTGAAAGAAGCTTTTATCAGCAACCTGAATGGAACGAGTTTGCTGGAAATTTCCGCAGGCTTGTCCCTGCCTCCACTGtgcctgctctgcagagggctcCTCCTGATCCTGTACTACCTGCACCATGGAAAACCTGTAAGCTCAAGGAAGTACAGCCTGCTGCTAGACTTCTTGGTGCTGGTGTCTCCTCTCCTGTTCTCCTGCACTGTCTTGTCTCCTGTCATCTTTTTCATACCGGTTATCCTCACTGCCTTCTGTGCCGGagtattttccaaaatataCAGCCAGAGCAAACGGGAGGCCAGAGTACCCTTTGGGCAAATTGTAAAAGAATTCCAGAAGACATGCTTGGACCCCGAGTGCATTCCAGCAATAACTGTGTTCCGTGTTTATGTCAACGTGCTGACATCCATCAGCATTCTGGCCGTGGATTTCCCGCAGTATCCCCGGCGATACGCCAAGGCCGAGACCTACGGCACCGGAGCCatggatttgggggtgggaGCCTTCATCTTTGGAAACGCTCTCGTTTGCCCTGAAGTTCGGCAGAAGCCTCACACGACACAGCCCAGATTCTCCGGCCTGGCCAGGCAGGTGTTTTCCGTGTGGCCGCTGATTTCCCTCGGCGTTGGGCGGCTGCTGAGTGTTAAATCCATCGAGTACCACGAGCACACCTCGGAGTACGGCGTGCACTGGAACTTCTTCTTTACCTTGGCACTGGTGAGACTCGCAGCATCTCTGCTTTTAGCCATATTCCCCAAACATAAGGCTTGGCTGGTGGCTCTAGCCGTGGCCGTGCTTTACCAGCTCCTCCTCAGCGCTACCTCACTGAAGATGTTCATCCTGCACGGCAGCGACGGCAGGGGCTCCCGGCTCGGCTTCCTCGATGCCAACCGGGAAGGGCTGCTCTCCCTCTTTGGCTACCTGGCCATCTACCTGGCGAGCGTGCAggtggggctgtggctgctgcgGCGCAGGAGCGCGGTCAGGGGCTGGCTGGAAGCCCTCGGGGGGCTGGCCCTGGCCGTCCTGCTGCTGtcggtgctgctgcagctgtgccaggcgTGCACGGAGCCCGTGTCGCGCCGCCTGGCCAACCTGCCCTTCTGCACCTGGGTGCTCGcccactgcctgctgctgctgggcttctTTGTGCTCACCGACCTCGCCTTGGTGTTCGCCAAGCTGCTGGTCAAGGGCTCCAGCgtgccctgctgctgggaggttGTGCAGCCCCCTGAATCCGGGAAAAAGCGCGGAATGGAGGCCGGGCGGGTGGGAAGGCAGGACAAGCTGTCACAGCTATGCCTCATTAGTGCGATTAACAAAAATCAGTTACTGTTTTTCTTGCTAGCGAATGTTCTGACTGGTGCTGTGAACATCCTGATAGACACAATCCACAGCAAGGCTGCCTTAACATTGTGCATACTGCACTTGTACATGTTTTTTAACTGTTTAATTATGTATGTATTGCATGCCAGGAATATAGTATTAAAGTTTTGGTGA